Proteins from one Podarcis raffonei isolate rPodRaf1 chromosome 1, rPodRaf1.pri, whole genome shotgun sequence genomic window:
- the RPS13 gene encoding 40S ribosomal protein S13, translated as MGRMHAPGKGLSQSALPYRRSVPTWLKLTSDDVKEQIYKLAKKGLTPSQIGVILRDSHGVAQVRFVTGNKILRILKSKGLAPDLPEDLYHLIKKAVAVRKHLERNRKDKDAKFRLILIESRIHRLARYYKTKRVLPPNWKYESSTASALVA; from the exons atgGGTCGCATGCACGCTCCTGG GAAGGGCCTGTCCCAGTCTGCCTTGCCCTATAGGCGAAGTGTGCCCACA TGGCTCAAACTTACTTCTGATGATGTCAAAGAACAGATCTACAAGTTGGCGAAGAAGGGCCTAACTCCCTCACAAATTG GTGTGATCCTCAGGGACTCCCATGGTGTTGCCCAAGTTCGTTTTGTGACAGGCAACAAAATTCTAAGGATTCTTAAATCCAAAGGACTTGCCCCTGATCTTCCAGAAGACCTTTACCACTTGATCAAGAAGGCTGTGGCTGTCCGTAAGCATCTTGAGAGGAACCGGAAG GATAAAGATGCCAAATTCCGTCTCATTTTGATTGAGAGCAGAATTCATAGGCTTGCTCGTTATTACAAGACCAAGAGAGTACTCCCACCTAATTGGAAGTA TGAATCATCCACAGCTTCTGCTCTGGTGGCGTAA